A window of Gouania willdenowi chromosome 12, fGouWil2.1, whole genome shotgun sequence contains these coding sequences:
- the inpp5ja gene encoding inositol polyphosphate 5-phosphatase K isoform X1, whose translation MDYPQQRQVTSNPGPVHPVTHKPPSVSVLGEITKQPSKVIGTSANVTPGTQSGQPDTVLTSPPLATISRPRPTALRTKSAPKSTRIPVEPSLELDLIPVCIPRPKSTSTLDNSPSESTFPHHSPHSPQSPLSSHPHLSPTSSLWPPQPTSLSPQPQRNESQAVAEKTAGENDEFRVYIVTWNVGSAVPPDNVTALFGPNVSDGNIDMLIIGLQEVNSMINKRLKDALFSDQWSERCMDTLSPFGYVLVASQRMQGVLLLIFSRFCHLPFLRGVQTQSTRTGLGGYWGNKGGVSARMTVFGHSVCFLNCHLPAHMQNLEQRMEDFESILQQQQFEGGAVTGVLDHDVVFWFGDLNFRIEDYDIHVVKGAIDSNKLPLLWERDQLNMAKNAQSILDGFTEGPLKFPPTYKFDVGTHTYDTSSKKRKPAWTDRILWRLRRTGSPVPTHNATLQRGLTSWLGGTTKVTQHVYRSHMGFTISDHKPVSALFSLHFPFRVNTPLVELQVNKVWCKVLDATVRFTTASNYQRSSWDWIAIYKVGFRHHKDYQAYVWARGENAAQVTFAAEDLPRDDCDFILGYYSNNLNSIVGLSSPIQIKIPVHSPTVCHSDSSEISSEDDSTLVLLAPNSRSPSPKIDKHRHRHRRSRSPAVSTLSSNPLPSLQGLHLCPRSKESHTQNRSPNMASKKELLVSPDSAPSPSISPLSPRSPASPGSVSAPEALIAAILGEHRPAQVCLSGVKQHVKQGGTCVVKNVNIRS comes from the exons ATGGATTATCCACAGCAGAGACAAGTCACCTCCAACCCTGGACCAGTTCACCCAGTGACCCACAAACCACCATCAGTGAGTGTATTAGGGGAGATCACCAAACAACCCTCTAAAGTAATAGGAACATCAGCCAATGTGACACCTGGAACTCAGTCAGGGCAGCCCGACACTGTGTTGACGTCGCCACCTCTGGCGACCATCAGTCGGCCCAGACCTACCGCTCTCAGAACCAAATCTGCACCAAAGTCCACCAGAATCCCAGTAGAGCCCTCCCTGGAACTGGATCTGATCCCTGTCTGCATCCCACGCCCCAAAAGCACCAGTACCCTGGACAACTCCCCTTCTGAGTCTACGTTTCCCCACCACAGTCCCCATAGTCCCCAGAGTCCCCTCAGCTCTCACCCTCACCTGAGCCCCACCTCCAGCCTGTGGCCCCCCCAGCCCACGAGCCTCAGCCCCCAGCCACAGAGGAATGAGAGCCAGGCTGTGGCCGAGAAGACGGCAGGAGAGAACGATGAATTCAG GGTTTACATCGTCACATGGAACGTGGGATCAGCTGTGCCGCCTGACAACGTCACTGCTCTGTTTGGACCAAATGTCTCAGATGGGAACATTGACATGCTTATCATCGG ACTGCAGGAAGTAAACTCCATGATTAACAAGAGGCTGAAGGATGCTTTGTTTTCTGACCAGTGGAGTGAGCGCTGCATGGACACGCTCAGTCCCTTTGGATATGTTCTG GTTGCATCACAGCGCATGCAGGGAGTTCTTCTGCTGATTTTCTCCCGGTTCTGTCATCTTCCATTCCTCAGAGGTGTGCAGACTCAGAGTACGCGCACAGGACTGGGAGGATACTGG GGGAATAAAGGAGGTGTCAGTGCGAGGATGACCGTGTTCGGACACTCCGTGTGCTTTCTTAACTGCCACCTGCCGGCTCACATGCAGAACCTGGAGCAGCGGATGGAGGACTTTGAAAGCatcctccagcagcagcagtttgAAGGAGGAGCCGTTACTGGTGTACTGGACCACGA TGTCGTCTTTTGGTTCGGGGATTTAAATTTCCGCATTGAAGACTATGACATCCATGTGGTGAAGGGTGCCATCGACAGCAACAAGCTGCCTCTTCTGTGGGAGCGCGATCAG CTCAACATGGCTAAAAATGCTCAGTCCATCCTGGATGGCTTCACAGAGGGTCCCCTCAAGTTCCCACCGACGTACAAGTTTGACGTTGGCACCCATACGTATGATACCAG CTCTAAGAAGCGGAAACCTGCCTGGACTGATCGCATCCTTTGGCGTCTTCGTCGCACTGGTTCACCCGTCCCTACCCACAATGCCACGCTGCAGCGAGGTCTCACTTCGTGGTTGGGTGGCACCACCAAAGTGACACAGCACGTGTATCGAAGTCACATGGGCTTCACCATCAGTGACCACAAGCCTGTTTCAGCCCTTTTTTCACTGCAT TTCCCATTCAGGGTGAATACGCCGCTGGTGGAACTCCAGGTAAACAAAGTGTGGTGCAAAGTGCTGGATGCTACAGTCCGATTCACCACAGCATCAAATTATCAACGCAGCTCATGGGACTGGATAGCGATTTACAAG GTTGGATTCAGACATCATAAGGATTATCAGGCTTATGTTTGGGCCAGAGGAGAGAATGCAGCGCAG GTGACATTTGCAGCAGAAGATCTGCCCAGAGATGACTGTGATTTCATTCTGGGTTACTACAGTAATAATCTCAACAGTATTGTTGGACTGTCTTCACCCATCCAG ATAAAGATCCCAGTCCACAGCCCGACCGTGTGCCACTCTGACAGCTCAGAGATCAGCTCAGAAGACGACAGCACGTTGGTTCTGTTGGCTCCAAACTCCCGCAGCCCCAGTCCTAAAATCGACAAACACCGCCATCGCCATCGTCGCAGTCGCAGCCCCGCCGTATCGACTCTATCCTCAAACCCACTCCCCTCCCTGCAAGGCCTTCACCTGTGCCCCCGCTCCAAAGAGAGCCACACCCAAAACCGGTCCCCCAACATGGCCTCAAAAAAAGAGCTTTTGGTTTCTCCTGATTCTGCACCGTCCCCCTCCATCAGCCCGCTCAGCCCTCGCAGCCCTGCATCTCCAGGTAGTGTGAGTGCACCAGAGGCGTTGATCGCTGCCATCTTAGGAGAACACAGACCAGCTCAGGTTTGTCTCTCAGGAGTCAAACAGCACGTAAAACAAGGAGGAACATGTGTTGTAAAGAATGTAAACATCAGGAGCTAG
- the inpp5ja gene encoding phosphatidylinositol 4,5-bisphosphate 5-phosphatase A isoform X2 codes for MDYPQQRQVTSNPGPVHPVTHKPPSVSVLGEITKQPSKVIGTSANVTPGTQSGQPDTVLTSPPLATISRPRPTALRTKSAPKSTRIPVEPSLELDLIPVCIPRPKSTSTLDNSPSESTFPHHSPHSPQSPLSSHPHLSPTSSLWPPQPTSLSPQPQRNESQAVAEKTAGENDEFRLQEVNSMINKRLKDALFSDQWSERCMDTLSPFGYVLVASQRMQGVLLLIFSRFCHLPFLRGVQTQSTRTGLGGYWGNKGGVSARMTVFGHSVCFLNCHLPAHMQNLEQRMEDFESILQQQQFEGGAVTGVLDHDVVFWFGDLNFRIEDYDIHVVKGAIDSNKLPLLWERDQLNMAKNAQSILDGFTEGPLKFPPTYKFDVGTHTYDTSSKKRKPAWTDRILWRLRRTGSPVPTHNATLQRGLTSWLGGTTKVTQHVYRSHMGFTISDHKPVSALFSLHFPFRVNTPLVELQVNKVWCKVLDATVRFTTASNYQRSSWDWIAIYKVGFRHHKDYQAYVWARGENAAQVTFAAEDLPRDDCDFILGYYSNNLNSIVGLSSPIQIKIPVHSPTVCHSDSSEISSEDDSTLVLLAPNSRSPSPKIDKHRHRHRRSRSPAVSTLSSNPLPSLQGLHLCPRSKESHTQNRSPNMASKKELLVSPDSAPSPSISPLSPRSPASPGSVSAPEALIAAILGEHRPAQVCLSGVKQHVKQGGTCVVKNVNIRS; via the exons ATGGATTATCCACAGCAGAGACAAGTCACCTCCAACCCTGGACCAGTTCACCCAGTGACCCACAAACCACCATCAGTGAGTGTATTAGGGGAGATCACCAAACAACCCTCTAAAGTAATAGGAACATCAGCCAATGTGACACCTGGAACTCAGTCAGGGCAGCCCGACACTGTGTTGACGTCGCCACCTCTGGCGACCATCAGTCGGCCCAGACCTACCGCTCTCAGAACCAAATCTGCACCAAAGTCCACCAGAATCCCAGTAGAGCCCTCCCTGGAACTGGATCTGATCCCTGTCTGCATCCCACGCCCCAAAAGCACCAGTACCCTGGACAACTCCCCTTCTGAGTCTACGTTTCCCCACCACAGTCCCCATAGTCCCCAGAGTCCCCTCAGCTCTCACCCTCACCTGAGCCCCACCTCCAGCCTGTGGCCCCCCCAGCCCACGAGCCTCAGCCCCCAGCCACAGAGGAATGAGAGCCAGGCTGTGGCCGAGAAGACGGCAGGAGAGAACGATGAATTCAG ACTGCAGGAAGTAAACTCCATGATTAACAAGAGGCTGAAGGATGCTTTGTTTTCTGACCAGTGGAGTGAGCGCTGCATGGACACGCTCAGTCCCTTTGGATATGTTCTG GTTGCATCACAGCGCATGCAGGGAGTTCTTCTGCTGATTTTCTCCCGGTTCTGTCATCTTCCATTCCTCAGAGGTGTGCAGACTCAGAGTACGCGCACAGGACTGGGAGGATACTGG GGGAATAAAGGAGGTGTCAGTGCGAGGATGACCGTGTTCGGACACTCCGTGTGCTTTCTTAACTGCCACCTGCCGGCTCACATGCAGAACCTGGAGCAGCGGATGGAGGACTTTGAAAGCatcctccagcagcagcagtttgAAGGAGGAGCCGTTACTGGTGTACTGGACCACGA TGTCGTCTTTTGGTTCGGGGATTTAAATTTCCGCATTGAAGACTATGACATCCATGTGGTGAAGGGTGCCATCGACAGCAACAAGCTGCCTCTTCTGTGGGAGCGCGATCAG CTCAACATGGCTAAAAATGCTCAGTCCATCCTGGATGGCTTCACAGAGGGTCCCCTCAAGTTCCCACCGACGTACAAGTTTGACGTTGGCACCCATACGTATGATACCAG CTCTAAGAAGCGGAAACCTGCCTGGACTGATCGCATCCTTTGGCGTCTTCGTCGCACTGGTTCACCCGTCCCTACCCACAATGCCACGCTGCAGCGAGGTCTCACTTCGTGGTTGGGTGGCACCACCAAAGTGACACAGCACGTGTATCGAAGTCACATGGGCTTCACCATCAGTGACCACAAGCCTGTTTCAGCCCTTTTTTCACTGCAT TTCCCATTCAGGGTGAATACGCCGCTGGTGGAACTCCAGGTAAACAAAGTGTGGTGCAAAGTGCTGGATGCTACAGTCCGATTCACCACAGCATCAAATTATCAACGCAGCTCATGGGACTGGATAGCGATTTACAAG GTTGGATTCAGACATCATAAGGATTATCAGGCTTATGTTTGGGCCAGAGGAGAGAATGCAGCGCAG GTGACATTTGCAGCAGAAGATCTGCCCAGAGATGACTGTGATTTCATTCTGGGTTACTACAGTAATAATCTCAACAGTATTGTTGGACTGTCTTCACCCATCCAG ATAAAGATCCCAGTCCACAGCCCGACCGTGTGCCACTCTGACAGCTCAGAGATCAGCTCAGAAGACGACAGCACGTTGGTTCTGTTGGCTCCAAACTCCCGCAGCCCCAGTCCTAAAATCGACAAACACCGCCATCGCCATCGTCGCAGTCGCAGCCCCGCCGTATCGACTCTATCCTCAAACCCACTCCCCTCCCTGCAAGGCCTTCACCTGTGCCCCCGCTCCAAAGAGAGCCACACCCAAAACCGGTCCCCCAACATGGCCTCAAAAAAAGAGCTTTTGGTTTCTCCTGATTCTGCACCGTCCCCCTCCATCAGCCCGCTCAGCCCTCGCAGCCCTGCATCTCCAGGTAGTGTGAGTGCACCAGAGGCGTTGATCGCTGCCATCTTAGGAGAACACAGACCAGCTCAGGTTTGTCTCTCAGGAGTCAAACAGCACGTAAAACAAGGAGGAACATGTGTTGTAAAGAATGTAAACATCAGGAGCTAG
- the smtna gene encoding smoothelin, whose protein sequence is MEPKTDGAPTLDLSEIEDEDVLNKMLDDTADFEERRMIRAALRDLLKKKRDKREQDRGSRQQDLRQQGLSKGRASTNQPSTNRAAGQPISTSAMNKTGASPPAAASQKRPPTAAAAAAPNVKNVKQMLLDWCRAKTEPYEGVDIQNFSSSWKDGIAFCALVHRFFPDAFEYSILNPNKPRDNFQLAFDTAEKLAGCPPLLDADDLVRMREPDWKCVYTYIQEFYRCLVERGLVKTKKRP, encoded by the exons ATGGAGCCAAAGACGGATGGTGCACCAACATTAGATCTTTCAGAAATTGAAGATGAGGACGTCCTTAACAAGATG CTGGACGACACAGCAGATTTTGAAGAAAGGCGAATGATTCGAGCTGCATTGAGGgatcttttaaagaaaaagagag ATAAACGAGAGCAGGACCGAGGATCAAGGCAGCAGGACTTAAGGCAGCAGGGTCTGAGCAAAGGACGAGCATCTACAAACCAGCCATCGACAAACA GAGCTGCGGGACAACCAATCTCTACTTCTGCTATGAACAAAACAGGAGCGAG TCCTCCTGCAGCCGCATCCCAGAAACGTCCTCctactgcagcagcagcagcagcacccaatgttaaaaatgtcaaacaaatGCTTTTGGACTGGTGCAGGGCCAAAACCGAGCCGTACGAG GGAGTCGACATCCAGAACTTTTCCTCCAGCTGGAAAGATGGCATCGCCTTCTGCGCCCTGGTTCACCGCTTCTTCCCTGACGCATTTGAATACTCCATCCTGAACCCAAACAAACCCAGGGACAACTTTCAGCTGGCGTTCGACACTGCAGA GAAGCTGGCAGGCTGCCCTCCTCTGCTGGACGCTGATGATTTGGTGCGGATGAGAGAGCCTGATTGGAAGTGTGTGTACACATACATCCAGGAGTTCTACCGCTGCCTGGTGGAAAGAGGTCTGGTGAAAACCAAGAAGAGGCCttag